A region of Cellulomonas sp. WB94 DNA encodes the following proteins:
- a CDS encoding response regulator transcription factor, giving the protein MGTAEQHDQPRSDGVEGTRGAAPAILLYSDDVDTREQVRLAVGCRLGRGAPDIRWVEVATAAEVIRQVELGGFDLLVLDGEAGKVGGMGIARQLKDEIYQCPPVLLLTGREQDAWLASWSRADAVVSRPIDPVKLPVVVADLIAARALTA; this is encoded by the coding sequence ATGGGAACCGCCGAGCAGCACGACCAGCCACGATCTGACGGCGTGGAGGGCACACGGGGCGCGGCCCCCGCGATCCTCTTGTACAGCGACGACGTCGACACGCGCGAGCAGGTCAGGCTCGCCGTGGGGTGCCGGCTGGGGCGCGGCGCGCCGGACATCCGGTGGGTCGAGGTGGCCACCGCCGCCGAGGTCATCCGCCAGGTCGAGCTCGGCGGGTTCGACCTGCTCGTGCTCGACGGCGAGGCGGGGAAGGTCGGCGGGATGGGCATCGCGCGCCAGCTCAAGGACGAGATCTACCAGTGCCCGCCGGTCCTGCTGCTGACCGGCCGCGAGCAGGACGCGTGGCTCGCGTCGTGGTCGCGGGCGGACGCGGTCGTGAGCCGGCCGATCGATCCCGTCAAGCTGCCCGTTGTCGTGGCCGACCTCATCGCTGCGCGTGCGCTGACGGCATGA